A single window of Archangium gephyra DNA harbors:
- the htpG gene encoding molecular chaperone HtpG, with the protein MSVDTQRETHKFQAEINQLLNLVINSLYSHKEIFLRELVSNASDALDKLRFRSVTEPELLEGASELEIRLIPDAEKGTLTIEDTGIGMTRDELVKNLGTIAHSGSREFLELVAQRGQKDVNLIGQFGVGFYSAYLVADHVEVVSRAAGKDPQAWKWASDAKGSFTVEPAERATRGTSITLHLKADQKEFLDEWRLRSLVTQYSDYVNHPIKLQVQKTTGEGEAQKTETKLEVVNKASALWQRSKSEITDEQYQEFYKHLTHDWEVPLAWTHFRTEGNQVFTGLLFLPKNPPFDLNTPQQRGVRLFVKRVLIMDRCEEMLPQWLRFVRGVVDSDDLPLNVSRELLQDSAVVQAIRKHVTKKTLDMLEKLAKDKPEDYRTFWKSFGTVLKEGLAVDTEYREKLGALVRYESSREEGLTSLADYVSRMKEGQKAIYYVFGESRKAVVDSPHLEALKKRGYEVLYMTDPVDEWATQGLREFQDKPLVSAMHADLKLEETEEEKREKEQRAKGLGPLAERMKDVLKEHVREVRVSDRLTDSPCCLVVPEGGSHAFVERLLRERGRSVPRVKRILEVNPSHPIVEHLKALQEKEPESPQVTEWVELLYDQALLTEGSSVEDPNRFARRMTALMTQLAAHSPVKGTHTPAGAVAAGPETPTSEPKPTEGAAVAAGPETPVRPN; encoded by the coding sequence ATGTCCGTCGACACCCAGCGGGAAACCCACAAGTTCCAGGCGGAGATCAACCAGCTCCTGAACCTGGTCATCAACTCCCTCTACAGCCACAAGGAGATCTTCCTGCGCGAGCTCGTCTCGAACGCGTCGGACGCGTTGGACAAGCTGCGCTTCCGCTCCGTCACCGAGCCCGAGCTGCTGGAGGGGGCCTCCGAGCTGGAGATCCGCCTGATTCCGGACGCGGAGAAGGGCACGCTGACCATCGAGGACACCGGCATCGGCATGACGCGGGACGAGCTGGTGAAGAACCTGGGGACCATCGCGCACTCGGGCTCGCGCGAGTTCCTGGAGCTGGTGGCACAGCGGGGCCAGAAGGACGTGAACCTGATTGGCCAGTTCGGCGTGGGCTTCTATAGCGCCTATCTGGTGGCGGACCACGTCGAGGTGGTGAGCCGGGCGGCGGGCAAGGACCCGCAGGCCTGGAAGTGGGCCTCGGACGCGAAGGGCTCGTTCACGGTGGAGCCGGCCGAGCGCGCCACGCGCGGCACCTCCATCACCCTGCACCTGAAGGCGGACCAGAAGGAGTTCCTGGACGAGTGGCGCCTGCGCTCGCTGGTGACGCAGTACTCGGACTACGTGAACCACCCCATCAAGCTCCAGGTCCAGAAGACCACGGGCGAGGGGGAGGCCCAGAAGACCGAGACGAAGCTCGAGGTGGTGAACAAGGCGAGCGCGCTGTGGCAGCGCTCGAAGAGTGAGATCACCGACGAGCAGTACCAGGAGTTCTACAAGCACCTGACGCACGACTGGGAGGTGCCGCTGGCGTGGACGCACTTCCGGACCGAGGGCAACCAGGTCTTCACGGGACTGCTCTTCCTGCCGAAGAACCCGCCGTTCGACCTGAACACGCCGCAGCAGCGAGGGGTGCGGCTGTTCGTGAAGCGGGTGCTCATCATGGACCGGTGCGAGGAGATGCTGCCGCAGTGGCTGCGCTTCGTGCGGGGCGTGGTGGACTCGGATGACCTGCCGCTCAACGTGTCGCGCGAGCTGTTGCAGGACTCGGCGGTGGTGCAGGCCATCCGCAAGCACGTGACGAAGAAGACGTTGGACATGCTGGAGAAGCTGGCCAAGGACAAGCCGGAGGACTACCGGACGTTCTGGAAGAGCTTCGGCACGGTGCTGAAGGAGGGGCTGGCGGTCGACACCGAGTACCGCGAGAAGCTGGGTGCGCTGGTGCGCTACGAGAGCTCGCGGGAGGAGGGGCTCACCTCGCTGGCGGACTACGTGTCGCGGATGAAGGAGGGCCAGAAGGCCATCTATTACGTCTTCGGCGAGTCGCGGAAGGCGGTGGTGGACTCGCCGCACCTGGAGGCGCTGAAGAAGCGCGGGTACGAAGTGCTGTACATGACGGACCCGGTGGACGAGTGGGCGACGCAGGGGCTGAGGGAGTTCCAGGACAAGCCGCTGGTGTCGGCGATGCACGCGGACCTGAAGCTGGAGGAGACGGAGGAGGAGAAGCGCGAGAAGGAGCAGCGCGCGAAGGGGCTGGGGCCGCTGGCGGAGCGGATGAAGGACGTGCTGAAGGAGCACGTGCGCGAGGTGCGGGTGTCGGACCGGCTCACGGACTCGCCGTGCTGCCTGGTGGTGCCCGAGGGCGGCTCGCACGCGTTCGTGGAGCGGCTGCTGCGTGAGCGGGGCCGGAGCGTGCCGCGCGTGAAGCGGATTCTGGAGGTGAACCCCTCGCACCCCATCGTCGAGCACCTGAAGGCACTGCAGGAGAAGGAGCCGGAGTCCCCGCAGGTGACGGAGTGGGTGGAGCTGCTCTACGACCAGGCGCTGCTCACGGAGGGCAGCAGCGTGGAGGATCCGAACCGTTTCGCGAGGCGGATGACGGCGCTGATGACGCAACTGGCGGCGCACTCGCCGGTGAAGGGCACGCACACGCCCGCGGGCGCGGTGGCCGCCGGTCCCGAGACGCCCACGTCGGAGCCGAAGCCCACGGAGGGGGCCGCGGTGGCCGCGGGTCCCGAGACGCCCGTCCGGCCCAACTGA
- a CDS encoding RidA family protein has translation MARKTLHSDKAPKAIGPYSQAVEVGLGRMVFLSGQTPIDPATGELVQGSVKVQTARAMDNLREVLAAGGLDFSHVVRCGVFLVDMADFAEMNEVYGRYFPGTPPARTTVQVAGLPKGARVEIDCIAVVQPT, from the coding sequence ATGGCTCGCAAAACGCTGCACTCCGACAAGGCCCCCAAGGCCATTGGTCCCTACTCGCAGGCCGTCGAGGTGGGCCTCGGGAGGATGGTCTTCCTCTCGGGCCAGACGCCCATCGATCCCGCGACCGGCGAGCTGGTCCAGGGCAGCGTCAAGGTCCAGACGGCTCGGGCCATGGACAACCTGCGGGAGGTGCTCGCGGCCGGTGGCCTGGACTTCTCCCACGTCGTCCGGTGTGGCGTCTTCCTCGTCGACATGGCCGACTTCGCCGAGATGAACGAGGTCTACGGCCGCTACTTCCCGGGGACTCCTCCCGCGCGCACCACCGTGCAGGTGGCGGGCCTGCCCAAGGGCGCGCGGGTGGAGATCGACTGCATCGCGGTGGTGCAGCCCACCTGA
- a CDS encoding GNAT family N-acetyltransferase has translation MDTTAPDFGPPQGERENTQAEDIRAQAFALTPEDARGWQQKVEAGEAQLRVLREGGSVAATIVLIPMGQWFNGRRVPMVGIGGVGVAPERRGQGTATRLMRTALRELRSQGAPLVSLYPATQPLYRRVGFEQSGSRFEIRAQLHGLDFQERTLALRPVGEADLPALREVYRRHAQRQQGWIDRTGYTWSRVTHPKGETAYGYLVEGSAGIEGYVFLTRRVVSQGMWQELNLTDLVALTPAAGRRLLSFLGDHRSMAQEMVWRGGPADPLLFLLREQTYEVKHLLHWMLRLLDVPAALQARGYPAGLSGALHLEVDDELFPENRGRFVLEVENGEAEVRPGGDGDMKLHVRALAPLYSGFLSPAALLSTGALEADESALRTATAFFSGPPPAMPDMY, from the coding sequence GTGGACACGACAGCGCCGGATTTTGGCCCGCCCCAGGGGGAGCGGGAGAACACCCAGGCGGAGGACATCCGGGCCCAGGCCTTCGCCCTCACCCCCGAGGACGCCCGGGGCTGGCAGCAGAAGGTCGAGGCCGGCGAGGCCCAGCTGCGCGTGCTGCGCGAGGGGGGCTCGGTGGCCGCCACCATCGTCCTCATCCCCATGGGGCAGTGGTTCAACGGGCGCCGGGTGCCCATGGTGGGCATCGGCGGCGTGGGCGTGGCCCCCGAGCGCCGCGGCCAGGGCACGGCTACCCGGCTCATGCGCACGGCCCTCCGGGAGCTGCGGAGCCAGGGCGCCCCCCTCGTCAGCCTCTACCCGGCCACCCAGCCGCTCTACCGGCGCGTGGGCTTCGAGCAGTCCGGCTCCCGCTTCGAAATCCGCGCGCAGCTCCATGGGCTCGACTTCCAGGAGCGCACCCTCGCGCTGCGGCCAGTGGGGGAGGCCGATCTGCCCGCCCTCCGCGAGGTCTACCGCCGCCATGCGCAGCGGCAGCAGGGGTGGATCGATCGCACGGGCTACACCTGGAGCCGCGTCACCCATCCCAAGGGGGAGACCGCCTACGGCTACCTCGTGGAGGGCAGCGCCGGTATCGAGGGCTACGTCTTCCTCACGCGGCGGGTCGTCTCCCAGGGCATGTGGCAGGAGTTGAACCTCACCGACCTCGTCGCGCTCACCCCCGCCGCGGGCCGGCGGCTGCTGAGCTTCCTCGGCGACCACCGCTCCATGGCCCAGGAGATGGTGTGGCGGGGCGGCCCTGCGGATCCCCTCCTCTTCCTGCTGCGCGAGCAGACGTACGAGGTGAAGCACCTCCTCCACTGGATGCTGCGGCTGCTGGACGTGCCCGCCGCGCTCCAGGCCCGCGGCTACCCGGCCGGGCTCTCCGGGGCCCTGCACCTGGAGGTGGACGATGAGCTCTTCCCGGAGAACCGCGGCCGCTTCGTGCTCGAGGTGGAGAACGGCGAGGCCGAGGTGCGCCCCGGCGGGGATGGCGACATGAAGTTGCACGTGCGCGCGCTGGCTCCGCTCTACAGCGGCTTCCTCTCGCCCGCGGCCCTCCTGAGCACCGGGGCGCTCGAGGCCGATGAGTCCGCCCTGCGCACGGCCACCGCGTTCTTCTCCGGTCCGCCGCCCGCCATGCCCGACATGTACTGA